In Hydrogenovibrio marinus, a single genomic region encodes these proteins:
- a CDS encoding MlaA family lipoprotein, which yields MKTLFLSLLLLFSVSAFADPGSPMNDKDPYESYNRAVFAFNMGFNDAVGMPVANAYQNYVPSPARKGISNFFQNLKEPLNVVNALFQGKPKEALSSFMRFSINSTLGLAGLLDIATPAKLKYQQEDLGQTLYKWGFWDKSSFIMMPILGPYTTRELVGGSIDSVYNPTYPYVIQTDLSGRALLFVGSKFVDYTKVVNLTGEMKSQPDPYIFMRESYMQYRMNLIYDGNPPQPKLDDFDFN from the coding sequence ATGAAGACATTATTCTTAAGTTTATTACTGTTATTTTCGGTATCGGCTTTTGCCGATCCTGGTTCACCGATGAATGACAAAGATCCTTATGAATCTTATAACCGTGCAGTATTTGCTTTTAACATGGGATTTAATGATGCTGTCGGTATGCCGGTTGCGAATGCCTATCAGAATTATGTCCCTTCTCCAGCACGAAAGGGCATCAGTAACTTTTTTCAAAATCTGAAAGAACCATTAAATGTGGTTAATGCTTTATTCCAGGGTAAACCAAAAGAAGCACTCAGCAGTTTTATGAGATTCAGTATTAACAGTACTTTGGGGCTTGCCGGATTATTGGATATTGCAACTCCTGCCAAATTGAAATATCAACAAGAAGATTTAGGTCAAACCCTCTATAAATGGGGATTTTGGGACAAATCTTCTTTTATTATGATGCCAATTTTAGGTCCATATACCACGCGTGAATTGGTGGGGGGATCAATAGATTCGGTCTATAACCCAACTTACCCTTATGTCATTCAAACAGATTTATCAGGAAGAGCGTTACTGTTTGTTGGTAGTAAGTTTGTTGATTACACCAAGGTAGTGAATTTAACGGGCGAGATGAAAAGCCAGCCGGATCCTTACATCTTTATGCGCGAATCCTATATGCAGTACCGAATGAATTTGATTTATGATGGAAATCCACCACAACCGAAATTAGATGACTTTGATTTTAATTAA
- a CDS encoding hydrogen peroxide-inducible genes activator gives MTLTELKYCVELAKTRHFRKASENCYVSQPTLSVAIKKLEDELNVTLFERRKNDVILTPIGKQVIEIAENILKQSQMIQQIAKDEFSEVSEVNIGAIYTIGPYLLPSVIKQLNQNAPQVRLTVEENYTHELAKKLQSGELDIILVAEPFDDKNIEKITLYEEPFVAALPVHHKMAVEPEINLNKIEEDVVFLLGAGHCFRDQVLEAYPNLNHSGYQSHPLQKTLEGSSLETIRYMVASGAGLTILPCTAVQENSNELLVYKPLTAPIPKRTVIMAWRKSFPRTKLLKLFQELLLSIQLPCTTKN, from the coding sequence ATGACATTAACTGAACTTAAATATTGCGTTGAATTAGCCAAAACCAGACATTTTAGAAAAGCGTCTGAAAACTGCTATGTCAGCCAACCAACACTAAGCGTTGCTATCAAAAAGTTAGAAGATGAATTGAATGTCACACTTTTTGAAAGAAGAAAAAATGACGTTATACTGACACCAATTGGTAAACAAGTTATTGAAATTGCTGAAAATATATTGAAGCAGTCGCAAATGATTCAACAGATTGCAAAAGATGAGTTTTCTGAAGTTTCTGAAGTAAATATTGGTGCTATCTATACCATTGGCCCTTATTTATTGCCAAGTGTTATCAAACAACTTAACCAAAATGCACCGCAGGTTCGTTTGACAGTTGAAGAAAATTACACCCATGAATTAGCGAAAAAACTGCAATCAGGAGAATTGGACATTATTTTGGTTGCCGAACCTTTCGATGACAAAAATATTGAAAAAATAACCCTCTATGAAGAACCATTTGTTGCAGCTTTACCAGTGCATCACAAAATGGCTGTAGAGCCAGAAATCAATTTGAATAAAATTGAAGAAGATGTGGTGTTTTTATTGGGTGCCGGACATTGCTTTAGAGATCAGGTTCTTGAAGCCTATCCCAATTTGAATCACTCCGGTTATCAAAGTCATCCATTACAAAAAACGCTAGAAGGTAGTTCACTTGAAACCATCCGTTATATGGTCGCTTCCGGAGCGGGATTGACAATTTTGCCTTGTACTGCTGTTCAAGAAAACAGTAATGAATTATTGGTTTATAAGCCACTTACTGCCCCTATTCCAAAAAGAACGGTTATCATGGCTTGGCGAAAAAGTTTTCCAAGAACGAAATTACTCAAACTCTTCCAAGAATTGTTATTGTCAATTCAGCTGCCATGTACGACTAAAAATTGA
- a CDS encoding thiol:disulfide interchange protein DsbA/DsbL, with translation MLRRDFLTTLFGASTLGLSSQAWSAQPSKFLEGINYQKLPKPISIEPYKKKVVEVFFYGCPHCYHLEPSLNQWLKTKPKNVHFERMPAVLDNPNWVFMARVFYTAKALGILNKFHEAYFDAIQRDGKRIFDIETLANYCEQFGVKHSDYVQMFKSFKVDQMVQKARILTKEYGVDGVPAVIVNGKYHTDVPMAEGKPQLWQLVNELTHK, from the coding sequence ATGCTAAGAAGAGATTTTTTAACTACTCTATTCGGTGCCTCTACACTGGGACTGAGTTCCCAGGCGTGGAGCGCTCAACCATCAAAATTTTTGGAAGGCATCAACTACCAGAAACTGCCTAAACCCATTTCTATCGAGCCTTATAAGAAAAAAGTCGTCGAAGTCTTCTTCTATGGCTGCCCGCACTGTTATCACCTTGAACCAAGTTTAAATCAATGGTTAAAAACCAAGCCTAAAAACGTTCATTTCGAACGCATGCCTGCGGTTTTGGATAATCCAAACTGGGTGTTTATGGCGCGTGTTTTTTATACGGCTAAGGCATTGGGAATCTTAAATAAGTTTCACGAAGCCTATTTTGATGCCATTCAACGTGACGGAAAACGTATTTTCGATATTGAAACCCTTGCCAATTACTGCGAGCAATTCGGTGTAAAACACAGCGATTATGTTCAGATGTTCAAGAGTTTTAAAGTCGATCAAATGGTTCAAAAAGCCAGAATTCTAACCAAAGAATATGGTGTCGACGGTGTACCGGCGGTTATCGTCAATGGTAAATACCACACTGATGTTCCAATGGCAGAAGGTAAACCACAACTTTGGCAATTGGTTAACGAACTTACCCATAAATAA
- a CDS encoding nitroreductase family protein — MSLAQLIKNRRTVYQFEDKPISLNLIESFIEAAVHAPNHKLTEPWQFLIIGRQTQDRLAKIYASNRASKNHEEGSEGYRLSFENSIKKFLAIPQLVLVVQNLSKDPVICKEDYAACSCAIQNFQLSAWEQGIGVQWSSGPILKDAETFSILELDSENHELIAALYMGYPLAVGESQRKAISEVIRHYD, encoded by the coding sequence ATGTCATTAGCCCAATTGATAAAAAATCGCCGTACGGTTTATCAATTTGAAGATAAACCTATTTCATTGAATTTGATTGAATCTTTTATTGAAGCAGCTGTTCATGCCCCAAATCATAAACTAACGGAACCTTGGCAGTTCTTGATTATAGGTCGTCAAACCCAAGATCGTTTAGCTAAGATTTATGCAAGTAATCGTGCATCGAAAAATCATGAAGAAGGGTCTGAGGGTTATCGTTTGTCTTTTGAAAATTCGATTAAGAAATTTTTAGCGATTCCTCAGTTGGTTTTAGTGGTTCAAAATTTATCTAAAGATCCAGTGATTTGTAAAGAGGACTATGCTGCCTGTAGTTGTGCAATACAAAATTTTCAACTGTCTGCTTGGGAACAAGGAATCGGTGTGCAATGGAGCTCAGGACCGATTCTTAAAGATGCTGAAACCTTTTCAATTTTAGAGTTAGATAGTGAAAATCATGAGTTGATAGCAGCTTTATATATGGGATATCCGTTAGCTGTAGGAGAATCTCAACGAAAAGCAATTTCTGAAGTGATTAGGCATTATGATTAG
- the ccsB gene encoding c-type cytochrome biogenesis protein CcsB, whose product MNTLNSTIETNYGNKNHLIREIIWAALVAIGSFLAWQEFNALMGLYEDAILVGATVGLIMLGRFWPSIRTLSYFITALTLLALWSYSIHNNQISANEHAFFLRFLVSSQSAFMWMSALYVMAMATYFFALFNKSEFTGKVASTLAWSGVTFGLVGMLVRWRESYLINPDYGHIPVSSLYEVFILFTVITTLLYLYYEQKLKTRAMGGFVMLVVSAAVAFILWYTFDRHAYVIQPLVPALKSYWMKIHVPANFIGYGSFSIAAMVGFAYLLTDSAVKKNPNSEFAARMPALEKMDDLMYKAISLGFGFFTIATILGALWAAEAWGGYWSWDPKETWALIVWLNYAAWLHIRMSKGWRGRPMAYWALIGLLVTTFAFLGVNMFLSGLHSYGEL is encoded by the coding sequence ATGAACACTCTCAACTCGACAATTGAAACAAACTATGGAAATAAGAACCATTTGATTAGAGAAATTATCTGGGCAGCTCTCGTCGCTATCGGAAGTTTCTTGGCTTGGCAGGAATTTAATGCCTTGATGGGACTTTACGAAGACGCCATTCTGGTCGGAGCCACTGTCGGTCTGATCATGTTGGGGCGTTTTTGGCCTAGCATCAGAACCTTGTCTTATTTCATTACCGCTTTAACGCTTTTGGCATTGTGGTCTTACAGCATCCACAATAACCAAATCAGTGCAAACGAGCACGCATTCTTCCTACGCTTCTTGGTCTCGAGCCAATCGGCATTTATGTGGATGAGCGCTTTGTATGTCATGGCCATGGCAACCTACTTCTTTGCATTGTTCAATAAATCTGAATTTACCGGTAAGGTAGCTTCTACCCTAGCTTGGTCGGGTGTTACATTCGGGTTGGTCGGAATGTTGGTTCGCTGGCGTGAATCTTACTTGATCAACCCTGATTATGGCCACATCCCGGTCAGTAGTTTGTATGAAGTATTCATCCTGTTTACAGTCATCACGACCCTACTGTATCTTTACTACGAGCAAAAATTGAAAACCCGTGCCATGGGTGGTTTCGTTATGTTGGTAGTGAGTGCTGCTGTTGCCTTTATCCTTTGGTATACCTTTGATCGTCATGCTTATGTTATCCAACCTCTAGTACCTGCTCTGAAAAGTTACTGGATGAAGATACACGTTCCTGCTAACTTCATTGGCTACGGAAGTTTCTCTATTGCAGCAATGGTCGGTTTCGCCTATTTATTGACAGATTCTGCCGTTAAGAAAAACCCTAACAGCGAATTCGCAGCCAGAATGCCAGCATTGGAAAAAATGGATGACTTAATGTACAAAGCCATCTCTCTTGGTTTCGGCTTCTTCACCATTGCAACTATCCTAGGGGCACTATGGGCTGCTGAAGCTTGGGGGGGTTACTGGTCTTGGGATCCTAAAGAAACCTGGGCATTGATTGTTTGGTTGAACTATGCGGCTTGGTTACATATCCGTATGTCTAAAGGCTGGCGTGGACGTCCAATGGCTTATTGGGCATTGATTGGTCTTTTGGTAACGACTTTCGCTTTCCTTGGTGTGAATATGTTCCTATCAGGACTACATTCATACGGTGAACTTTAA
- the yihA gene encoding ribosome biogenesis GTP-binding protein YihA/YsxC: MQHPLYQKAHYLKSAPDLSHCPEDEGYEVAFAGRSNAGKSSALNVLTSQKSLARTSKTPGRTQMINFFECDENRRLVDLPGYGYAKVNINVKQAWEAGLSAYVEQRECLRGMILLMDVRLPPTEIDMVMLDWTLDLGLPVHVLLTKSDKLKKGPAQANLLKLKKLLKESYPHATAQLFSSLKRQGVDVAWQKLDEWMEYERPPKQVV; encoded by the coding sequence ATGCAACATCCTCTATATCAAAAAGCGCATTACCTCAAATCTGCACCTGACTTAAGCCATTGTCCTGAAGACGAAGGTTATGAAGTCGCTTTTGCCGGGCGTTCTAATGCCGGAAAATCTAGCGCATTAAATGTGCTTACTTCACAGAAATCCTTAGCGAGAACCAGTAAAACGCCTGGCCGCACACAGATGATTAACTTTTTCGAGTGTGATGAGAATCGACGCTTGGTGGATTTACCGGGCTATGGTTATGCCAAAGTAAATATCAATGTAAAGCAGGCTTGGGAAGCAGGGCTTTCGGCTTATGTAGAGCAACGCGAGTGTTTGCGTGGCATGATTTTGTTGATGGATGTCCGCCTGCCACCGACTGAAATTGATATGGTCATGTTGGATTGGACGTTAGATTTAGGGTTACCTGTTCATGTTTTGTTGACCAAATCGGACAAATTGAAGAAGGGACCGGCGCAAGCAAATCTATTGAAGCTGAAGAAACTCTTGAAGGAATCCTACCCTCACGCAACGGCACAACTGTTTTCTTCTTTAAAACGGCAAGGTGTTGATGTTGCCTGGCAAAAGCTTGATGAATGGATGGAATATGAAAGACCGCCAAAGCAAGTGGTTTAA
- a CDS encoding cytochrome c biogenesis protein ResB yields MSEKNIVTSKKPSLFIQFLGSMNLAVTLLVMLAIASVIGTVLKQNEAFQNYIIKFGPFWTHVFDTLGLFHVYGAAWFILVLLFLLTSTATCLVRNSPNFIKDMKHYSETMSINAYKHQPYSETYAVEGFDEALAKQTLEENGYKTKVHHSENGNVTVAGMKGRWSRLGYIFTHVSIIVICVGALFDSDLLLKYRQLTGTLAPETRSIPLNEIPQKSWLSPNNFSFRGTVNVAEGQSTDVLFLPYGQGFLVQKLPFSIHVKQFRIRYYDTGMPKSFESDVVLTAPDLKKPIVKTIEVNHPLVYKNYSIYQSSFGDGGTKLKLAIHPLLSPYPNALDIDTAVSQVEPLKTPIGTFKAEFNDFKMFNIVPATKEEQEKTGKKMHNNGPTIIFKVRNDQGIAWEYENYMQPNLQDGRWFFMTGMRTEPSAPYRYLFIPADDKRTKDRFFKFLALLNNSVQIHQYLKDAIPQSNNLDDKTYSLQLKLLQQLMVLFRDKGFRGIDLFVQKKVPKNEQEKVKDYYLSQTSYALQMLYLEFMDKTFPDKHISGNNLSDFDKQWFEDALNAINSLPNYGPPMYFEVKSFKQINATGLQITKSPGKDVVFFGSAMLIIGVFILFYVRQKRVWLAYSKQENALTIAGKDRKDLPETKIEFDQLVEIVKTNLKVS; encoded by the coding sequence ATGTCAGAAAAAAACATCGTTACATCTAAAAAACCTAGCCTATTCATCCAATTCCTAGGGTCTATGAACCTTGCTGTGACGCTGTTGGTCATGCTGGCGATCGCCTCTGTTATCGGGACTGTTCTCAAACAAAACGAAGCTTTTCAAAACTATATTATTAAGTTTGGCCCCTTTTGGACCCATGTGTTCGATACACTCGGTCTATTCCATGTATATGGCGCCGCTTGGTTTATTTTAGTCCTGCTTTTCCTTCTAACATCGACTGCAACCTGTCTGGTACGTAACTCGCCAAACTTTATCAAAGACATGAAGCACTACAGTGAAACCATGTCGATCAATGCTTACAAACATCAGCCTTACTCAGAAACCTATGCGGTTGAAGGCTTCGATGAAGCATTAGCGAAGCAAACCCTAGAAGAAAACGGTTATAAGACTAAAGTACACCATAGTGAAAATGGTAACGTCACGGTTGCCGGGATGAAGGGTCGTTGGAGCCGCCTAGGTTATATTTTCACCCATGTATCCATTATCGTGATTTGTGTCGGCGCACTCTTTGATAGCGACTTATTACTGAAATATCGCCAACTGACAGGAACGCTTGCACCAGAAACCCGCTCGATTCCATTAAATGAAATTCCACAAAAGTCTTGGTTATCCCCGAATAACTTCTCTTTCCGTGGTACAGTCAACGTCGCTGAAGGTCAAAGTACCGATGTACTTTTCTTGCCTTATGGCCAAGGATTTTTGGTACAAAAACTACCTTTCTCAATCCACGTTAAGCAATTCCGTATTCGCTACTACGATACCGGAATGCCAAAATCTTTTGAATCAGATGTTGTCCTGACGGCGCCGGATCTGAAAAAACCTATTGTTAAGACTATTGAAGTAAACCACCCGCTGGTATACAAAAACTATTCAATCTATCAATCGTCTTTCGGGGATGGCGGAACCAAATTGAAGTTGGCAATACACCCGCTTTTGTCGCCATATCCAAATGCTCTGGACATTGACACAGCAGTAAGTCAGGTTGAACCTTTGAAAACACCTATTGGTACTTTCAAAGCTGAATTCAATGATTTCAAAATGTTCAATATCGTGCCAGCAACGAAAGAAGAGCAAGAAAAAACCGGCAAAAAAATGCACAACAATGGCCCTACCATTATCTTTAAGGTTCGTAACGACCAAGGAATTGCCTGGGAATATGAAAACTACATGCAACCTAACCTACAGGATGGTCGCTGGTTTTTCATGACCGGTATGCGTACTGAACCATCTGCGCCATACCGTTACCTGTTCATTCCTGCGGATGATAAGCGTACTAAAGACCGTTTCTTCAAATTCTTAGCTTTATTGAACAATTCGGTACAAATCCATCAATATCTGAAAGATGCCATTCCACAATCAAACAATTTGGATGACAAAACCTACAGCCTACAGCTTAAACTGCTGCAGCAATTGATGGTGTTGTTCCGAGACAAAGGTTTTAGAGGTATAGATTTATTCGTTCAGAAAAAAGTCCCTAAAAACGAGCAAGAAAAGGTCAAAGACTATTACTTAAGTCAAACAAGCTACGCTTTGCAGATGCTTTACCTTGAATTTATGGACAAGACTTTCCCAGATAAGCATATCAGCGGAAACAATTTGTCTGACTTCGACAAACAATGGTTTGAAGATGCGTTGAATGCAATCAACAGCTTACCAAACTATGGACCACCAATGTATTTTGAAGTGAAATCCTTCAAACAAATCAATGCAACCGGGTTACAAATCACTAAATCCCCTGGAAAAGATGTCGTTTTTTTCGGGAGTGCAATGCTTATAATTGGGGTATTCATCCTATTCTATGTTCGTCAGAAACGCGTTTGGCTGGCTTACTCTAAACAAGAAAACGCACTCACGATTGCCGGTAAGGATAGAAAAGATCTTCCGGAAACGAAAATTGAATTTGACCAACTCGTAGAGATTGTCAAAACTAACTTGAAGGTATCATAA
- a CDS encoding DUF924 family protein, which produces MQDKEVKGILDFWFSDHVRPLWFNSTLELDTEIRERYQDLWQQAQLGMLDSWLADAESALALIILLDQMPLNMFRGLPESFQTEQQAVKATYIALEKGYADQLPKSRLAFLLIPLMHSENLHDQQKSVELFKHYGLVDNLQFARHHQKIVERFGRFPHRNAILGRLSTAEEETYLTSGDAFKG; this is translated from the coding sequence ATGCAGGATAAAGAAGTTAAAGGTATTTTAGACTTTTGGTTTTCGGATCATGTTAGACCCTTGTGGTTTAATTCCACGCTGGAGCTGGATACTGAAATTCGCGAAAGGTATCAAGATTTATGGCAACAAGCCCAGCTAGGGATGCTAGACAGTTGGCTTGCCGATGCCGAATCCGCGTTGGCGCTTATCATTTTACTCGATCAAATGCCCTTGAATATGTTTCGAGGGCTGCCTGAAAGTTTCCAAACTGAACAGCAAGCTGTTAAAGCAACTTATATTGCTCTTGAAAAGGGGTATGCAGATCAATTACCAAAATCTCGCTTGGCATTTTTGTTGATTCCTCTGATGCACAGTGAAAACTTGCATGACCAACAGAAGTCGGTTGAATTGTTCAAACATTATGGATTAGTCGATAACCTTCAGTTTGCCCGACATCATCAAAAGATTGTCGAGCGTTTTGGACGGTTTCCGCATCGTAATGCAATATTAGGTCGACTAAGCACCGCTGAAGAAGAGACCTACCTTACTTCAGGCGATGCATTTAAAGGCTGA
- the traF gene encoding conjugal transfer protein TraF, translating to MKKHVLLSCVLAACATGANAAPSSYMPIGPNITYGDASNSNTIYSPLANPAYNAINKSDTGGYRVGLGAGFQIGVESHGLQGYSDYFKDNIQSILDKTYTNSTDANNAKNQLQSNLNTYFSNYNNGNIAATAGVTIPLLIKSGSFSGGLSLDISKQAATKVNVVDNTSTAIVVTATPNGSNYDLSVNSGAAAWNLSYKELTEVALGYGTNIISNNNSTLSVGVTARYLSLLSNTKMVDFSQVVSDNSGSGSKDTGDYLSDLNTGSSETAITADVGINWIHENYSLGLVGMNLTSPKFKTHNLSTTSASTAFASYIESDFTLKPQYRVTGQINTASRHWTIAGSYDLAKANDLNNQDTQWWSASASYATNSAWYVPDVRLGMRGNLAGNKYTYTDVGLTFGFLNLDVATTTTDFSGVINKQKDAGLIASAGIEFDF from the coding sequence ATGAAAAAACATGTATTATTAAGCTGCGTCCTAGCAGCTTGCGCAACTGGAGCTAATGCAGCACCTAGCTCTTACATGCCAATCGGCCCAAATATCACCTATGGCGATGCATCTAACTCAAATACAATCTACAGCCCGCTGGCTAACCCCGCTTATAACGCTATCAATAAAAGCGATACAGGTGGTTACCGCGTTGGTCTAGGCGCCGGGTTCCAAATAGGCGTTGAATCTCATGGTTTGCAAGGATACTCAGATTACTTCAAAGATAATATCCAGTCTATCCTAGACAAAACATATACTAACTCGACAGACGCTAACAATGCGAAAAACCAACTACAATCAAACTTGAATACATATTTTTCTAACTATAATAATGGAAATATTGCAGCAACGGCAGGAGTAACAATTCCTCTGTTAATCAAGTCCGGATCTTTCAGCGGCGGGTTGTCCCTAGATATTTCAAAACAAGCTGCAACTAAGGTTAATGTTGTAGACAACACGAGCACTGCTATCGTTGTTACCGCTACACCAAATGGATCTAATTATGATTTGAGTGTTAACTCCGGTGCCGCAGCATGGAACTTAAGCTATAAAGAACTTACAGAAGTTGCTTTAGGCTATGGAACCAATATTATTTCAAACAATAACTCTACCCTTTCTGTAGGTGTTACTGCTCGATACCTAAGCTTACTATCAAATACCAAGATGGTTGACTTCAGCCAAGTTGTCAGCGATAACAGTGGTAGTGGAAGTAAAGATACCGGGGACTATCTATCTGACTTAAATACGGGTTCTAGCGAAACTGCAATTACAGCAGATGTGGGTATTAACTGGATTCATGAAAACTACTCCCTCGGGTTAGTAGGGATGAATTTGACTTCACCAAAATTCAAAACTCATAACTTATCAACAACCAGCGCCAGCACAGCTTTCGCAAGTTATATCGAATCTGACTTCACTTTAAAGCCTCAGTACCGCGTGACAGGACAAATCAATACCGCCAGCCGTCACTGGACAATTGCAGGGTCATATGATTTGGCAAAAGCCAATGACTTGAACAACCAAGATACCCAGTGGTGGAGTGCTAGTGCTAGTTATGCAACCAACTCTGCTTGGTATGTTCCAGACGTTCGTTTAGGAATGCGTGGAAACCTAGCAGGAAATAAATACACTTATACTGACGTAGGTTTGACATTCGGCTTCTTGAATCTTGATGTTGCAACAACAACAACTGACTTCTCTGGTGTTATTAACAAACAAAAAGATGCCGGGTTGATTGCATCAGCTGGGATCGAATTCGACTTCTAG
- a CDS encoding acetolactate synthase large subunit, with protein MKASQLFVQCLENEGVEYIFGIPGEENMEIMDALVDSKIKFITCRHEQGAAFMADVYGRLTGKAGVCLSTLGPGATNLVTGVADANMDNSPVVAIAGQAATTRMHKESHQVLDLVSMFKPISKYAIQILEPETIPEVMRKAFKLAQAEKPGASFIDFPENISEMEIEETPLPVVHSKLTLADSELIAEASNIIQTAKKPLILVGNGAVRAKASESLYAFSTHYNIPIINTFMAKGVVPHYKNPLSMGTAGLQKGDYNNGGFAEADLVICVGFDMVEYHPHLWNPNRKHKIIHIDTRSAEVDYSYIPHVELVGNIAFNLDALRQALPEQPKTPIQFPLRQSLFDEMERVSQSQDWPMKPQKIIWDLRTAMGKKDIAISDVGAHKMWMARMFRCELPNTCIISNGFASMGIAVPGAIGAKLAFSDRAVVAVTGDAGFMMNSQEIETALRSETPFVILIWNDNQYGLINWKQKRRYGRPAYIDFKNPDFVKYAEAFGATGIRINAADELLPALKTALASNTVTIIDCPVDYSENDRLTELLGSVISEIEN; from the coding sequence ATGAAAGCATCACAACTCTTTGTTCAATGTCTGGAAAATGAAGGCGTCGAATATATCTTCGGCATTCCAGGCGAAGAAAACATGGAGATTATGGATGCTTTGGTTGATTCTAAAATCAAATTCATCACCTGCCGCCATGAACAAGGCGCTGCCTTTATGGCAGATGTTTATGGTCGTTTGACCGGGAAGGCAGGAGTTTGTCTTTCTACACTTGGTCCAGGCGCCACCAACTTAGTCACAGGGGTTGCCGACGCCAATATGGATAACTCCCCTGTTGTTGCCATCGCCGGACAAGCCGCCACTACCCGCATGCATAAAGAATCTCACCAAGTTTTGGATTTGGTGAGTATGTTTAAACCCATTTCCAAATATGCCATTCAAATTCTTGAACCGGAAACCATTCCTGAAGTCATGCGAAAAGCTTTTAAATTGGCTCAGGCCGAAAAACCCGGCGCTTCGTTTATAGATTTTCCGGAAAACATCAGTGAAATGGAAATTGAAGAAACCCCTTTACCGGTTGTTCATTCAAAACTGACTTTGGCTGATTCTGAGTTGATTGCAGAAGCCTCAAATATCATCCAAACCGCAAAAAAACCTTTGATTTTGGTTGGAAATGGGGCAGTAAGAGCTAAAGCATCAGAAAGCCTATATGCTTTTTCAACTCACTACAATATCCCAATCATCAACACCTTTATGGCAAAAGGGGTGGTTCCACATTATAAAAACCCACTTTCTATGGGAACCGCCGGATTACAAAAAGGTGATTACAACAACGGCGGTTTTGCCGAAGCAGACTTGGTAATTTGTGTAGGATTCGATATGGTCGAATACCACCCTCACCTATGGAATCCAAACCGCAAACATAAGATTATTCATATCGACACCCGTTCCGCAGAAGTTGATTACAGTTATATCCCTCATGTCGAATTGGTTGGTAATATCGCATTTAATTTAGATGCTTTAAGACAAGCTTTACCTGAGCAACCGAAAACGCCAATTCAATTCCCACTAAGGCAATCTTTATTTGATGAAATGGAGCGTGTTTCACAAAGCCAAGATTGGCCAATGAAGCCGCAAAAAATCATTTGGGATCTCAGAACTGCGATGGGTAAAAAAGATATCGCTATCAGTGATGTCGGTGCTCACAAAATGTGGATGGCGCGTATGTTCCGTTGCGAGTTGCCAAACACCTGTATTATTTCAAATGGTTTTGCCAGTATGGGCATTGCCGTTCCTGGAGCCATCGGCGCAAAACTCGCCTTTTCAGATAGAGCGGTTGTCGCTGTAACAGGTGATGCAGGTTTTATGATGAACTCTCAAGAAATCGAAACTGCATTACGTAGTGAAACGCCTTTTGTCATATTGATTTGGAATGACAACCAGTACGGGTTAATTAATTGGAAACAGAAGCGCCGTTATGGCCGCCCTGCTTACATAGATTTCAAAAACCCTGACTTCGTTAAGTATGCTGAAGCTTTTGGCGCTACAGGTATCAGAATTAACGCTGCCGACGAATTACTGCCTGCATTGAAAACCGCTTTAGCTTCGAATACAGTCACCATTATCGATTGCCCTGTCGATTACTCTGAAAATGACCGTCTAACCGAGCTATTGGGAAGCGTTATCTCTGAAATTGAAAATTAA